From Astatotilapia calliptera chromosome 19, fAstCal1.2, whole genome shotgun sequence, a single genomic window includes:
- the ptpn21 gene encoding tyrosine-protein phosphatase non-receptor type 21 isoform X2, with amino-acid sequence MPLPFGLKLKRTRRYTVSSKSCLVTRIQLLNGEFVEFTLSVESTGQECLEAVAQRLELREITYFSLWYLNKQNQQRWIDLEKPLKKQLDKYGLEPTVYFGVVFYIPSVTQLQQEITRYQYYLQLKKDVLEGRISCSLEQAIRLASLAVQADFGDFNRYDSQEFLQKFELFPIDWIQDERVLEEAIQKVALLYQSFKGLPVPEAEMLYMQEVEKMEGYGQETFQAKDNTGADVTLGSCLDGIFVKHKSERPLVLYRWHDINNMSHNRSFFALELANREESVQYQTEDMETSKYVCRMCLARLKFYKINMSSLQPQPTVVNPVRRRSSTRVSLPKPQTYMMPPPQMHYNGHFTEPYTSSQDNLYMNSQNGFYYHSQTSLDCSPLEYSSGGRLRNGSVYSAHSTSSLTNPQHYLQPSPMSSNPSITSDITRPDYVPSHRHSALIPPSYRATPDYETVMRQKNRGAGGGMVLSQEHRQSHSMRNLNIGNSYAYSRPDPLVYSQPEIRGEHGGAAQHHHYLLHLGSSFHSPSPYPYPTERRSVVGAVSVPELTNVQLQQAQEYPAPNIMKTHVYRSPPPYPYAHPRPANSTPDLSRHLYVSSSNPDLIITRRVHHSVQTFQEDSLPVAHSLQEVSEPLYSGPPQRQQYHAQKRNSIEIAGLAQSFEGIRVKERTASSSAAEMATPPPVLHGGRSQGSQLNVFLEQKNPEDIEDIKEDVQYGHKKSLSDATMLVHSSGEEEDFEDDSGRHTPLSQEALVPEQPPQQHHSLTSLSSLTPQQQQTPTEPPPAYPIGSSLDPSITGNLTYKVHTLIHEREPLYLVSELQQPRIMPSVSEGDLSGQEKPRPKKDFKKRPVSDVPPGKKAVEGLPPAGMKKGAKSEVKKMGPLKVAHLNGLSISRQPVHSEIKDEPERASNDERCEVLEQHMEKGEVLKEYESIPKRPRGEYTIAQLPESGDRNRFQDVLPYDDTRVELVPTKENNTGYINASHIRMTVGGQEWNYIASQGPMSHTCQDFWQMVWEQGVSIIAMVTAEEESGREKSFRYWPRLGSRHNTVTYGRFKITTRFRTESGCYATTGLKIKHLLTQQERTVWHLQYTDWPDHGCPEDFKGFLTYLEEIQSVRRHTNSISDPKNSNQPVLVHCSAGVGRTGVVILSEIMIACLEHNEPLDVPKHLLALRNQRMLMVQTLSQYTFVYRVLIQYLRNSRLI; translated from the exons ATGCCCTTGCCGTTTGGCTTAAAACTCAAAAGGACTCGAAGGTATACTGTTTCAAGCAAGAGCTGTCTTGTCACACGGATTCAGCTtctcaatggagagtttgttgaGTTTACACTCTCAGTGGAGAGCACTGGACAGGAATGTTTGGAGGCAGTAGCCCAGAGACTCGAGTTAAGAGAG ATAACATACTTTAGCCTGTGGTACTTAAACAAGCAGAACCAGCAGAGATGGATTGACTTGGAGAAGCCACTGAAGAAGCAGCTGGACAAGTATGGGCTGGAGCCCACCGTTTACTTTGGAGTCGTGTTTTACATACCCAGTGTCACCCAACTGCAACAGGAGATCACAAG ATATCAGTATTACCTGCAACTGAAGAAAGATGTTTTAGAGGGCAGGATATCGTGCTCACTCGAACAAGCTATACGTTTGGCCAGCCTGGCAGTGCAAG CTGACTTTGGAGACTTTAATCGATATGATTCCCAGGAATTCCTTCAGAAGTTTGAACTGTTCCCCATT GACTGGATTCAGGATGAGCGAGTGCTGGAAGAGGCCATTCAGAAAGTGGCTCTTCTTTATCAGTCCTTCAA GGGTTTGCCAGTTCCAGAGGCAGAGATGTTGTACATGCAGGAGGTTGAGAAAATGGAGGGCTATGGCCAAGAAACCTTTCAAGCCAAG GACAATACAGGTGCAGATGTTACCCTGGGTTCCTGCCTTGACGGCATCTTTGTCAAGCACAAAAGCGAGCGTCCGCTTGTTTTATACAG GTGGCATGATATTAACAACATGAGTCACAACAGGTCTTTCTTTGCCCTGGAGCTAGCCAACAGAGAAGAGAGTGTTCAGTATCAGACC GAAGACATGGAAACCTCCAAATATGTGTGCCGGATGTGTCTGGCCAGGCTCAAGTTTTATAAGATTAACATGAGTAGCCT CCAACCCCAGCCCACAGTTGTCAACCCAGTCAGACGGAGATCCTCTACTAGGGTATCTCTG CCAAAGCCGCAGACCTACATGATGCCCCCTCCACAAATGCACTACAATGGCCATTTCACAGAGCCTTACACATCATCACAAG ACAACCTGTACATGAACAGTCAGAACGGTTTCTACTACCACTCTCAGACCAGCCTGGACTGCTCTCCTCTAGAATACAGTAGTGGAGGACGTTTACGTAATGGCAGTGTGTACAGTGCCCACAGTACCAGCTCCCTAACCAATCCCCAGCACTACCTTCAGCCTTCACCCATGTCCTCCAACCCCTCTATTACAAGCGACATAACCAGACCAGACTACGTCCCCTCTCACCGGCACAGCGCTCTCATCCCACCTTCTTACCGTGCCACTCCTGATTATGAGACAGTGATGCGTCAGAAGAACCGAGGTGCAGGGGGAGGAATGGTTTTGTCTCAAGAGCACAGGCAAAGCCACTCTATGAGGAACCTAAATATTGGAAACTCCTATGCCTACAGTAGACCAGATCCTCTAGTTTACAGCCAGCCAGAAATCAGGGGGGAGCATGGCGGGGCAGCTCAGCACCACCACTATCTCTTGCATTTGGGCTCCAGCTTCCACAGCCCTTCTCCATACCCCTACCCTACAGAGAGGCGATCTGTGGTGGGGGCAGTAAGTGTCCCAGAGCTCACAAATGTCCAGTTACAACAGGCACAAGAGTATCCAGCCCCCAACATCATGAAGACACACGTGTACCGATCACCTCCACCTTACCCATACGCTCATCCTAGACCAGCTAACAGCACACCTGATCTGTCACGTCACCTGTACGTCAGCAGCAGCAATCCAGACCTGATTATAACAAGGCGTGTGCACCACTCAGTCCAGACCTTTCAGGAGGACAGCCTGCCCGTTGCACACTCTTTGCAAGAGGTCTCAGAGCCTCTTTACAGCGGACCTCCACAAAGGCAGCAGTACCATGCTCAGAAACGTAACTCCATTGAAATTGCTGGGTTGGCGCAAAGTTTTGAGGGGATAAGGGTCAAAGAGCGCACGGCGTCTTCTTCAGCAGCTGAAATGGCCACACCTCCTCCAGTGCTGCATGGCGGGCGCTCTCAGGGATCCCAGCTCAATGTGTTTTTGGAACAAAAAAATCCAGAAGACATTGAAGACATTAAGGAAGATGTGCAGTACGGACATAAAAAGTCCCTTTCAGACGCCACCATGCTAGTTCACAGTAGCGGAGAAGAAGAGGACTTTGAGGATGACAGTGGACGTCACACACCACTTTCTCAGGAGGCATTAGTTCCCGAGCAGCCGCCACAGCAGCATCACAGTCTGACATCTCTCTCTTCCCTgacacctcagcagcagcagactccGACAGAGCCTCCTCCTGCATATCCCATAGGCTCCTCTCTTGACCCCTCTATAACCGGCAACTTAACCTATAAGGTTCATACCCTGATCCATGAACGTGAGCCACTGTACCTAGTATCAGAGTTACAGCAGCCCAGGATTATGCCTTCGGTTTCAGAGGGAGACTTGAGTGGTCAGGAGAAGCCGAGGCCCAAGAAAGACTTCAAGAAGAGGCCTGTGTCTGATGTTCCTCCTGGGAAGAAAGCAGTAGAAGGTTTACCTCCTGCG GGCATGAAAAAAGGAGCCAAGTCAGAGGTGAAGAAGATGGGCCCTCTGAAAGTTGCCCACCTCAATGGCCTGTCCATATCCAGGCAGCCAGTCCACAGCGAGATTAAGGATGAGCCTGAACGAGCCTCGAATGATGAAAGG TGCGAAGTGTTGGAGCAGCACATGGAGAAGGGTGAAGTGTTGAAGGAGTACGAGAGCATCCCAAAACGTCCGAGAGGGGAGTACACGATCGCCCAGCTGCCAGAAAGCGGAGACAGAAACCGCTTCCAAGACGTCCTGCCTTATGACGATACCCGAGTGGAGCTGGTTCCCACTAAAGAGAACAACACGGGCTACATCAATGCATCACACATTAGA ATGACAGTAGGTGGGCAGGAGTGGAATTACATTGCCTCGCAGGGTCCCATGTCGCACACGTGTCAGGATTTCTGGCAGATGGTGTGGGAACAGGGTGTCTCCATCATTGCCATGGTCACTGCCGAAGAG GAGAGCGGTCGAGAAAAGAGCTTTAGATACTGGCCCCGACTTGGCTCCCGGCACAACACAGTGACGTACGGGCGCTTCAAGATCACCACGCGGTTCCGCACAGAGTCCGGCTGCTACGCCACCACTGGGCTAAAGATCAAACACCTCCTGACGCAACAAGAGAGGACTGTCTGGCACCTGCAGTATACAGACTGGCCTGACCACGGCTGTCCCGAGGACTTCAAAGGCTTCCTCA CCTACTTGGAGGAGATCCAGTCTGTGAGAAGACACACAAATAGCATCAGTGACCCAAAGAACTCCAACCAGCCTGTGCTGGTGCACTGCAGCGCAGGAGTGGGTCGGACTGGAGTTGTCATCTTGTCTGAGATCATGATAGCGTGTCTAGAGCACAATGAG cCATTGGATGTTCCCAAGCACCTGTTGGCGCTACGCAATCAGAGGATGCTGATGGTTCAGACCTTGTCCCAGTACACCTTCGTGTACAGGGTCCTCATCCAGTACCTCCGCAACTCCCGGCTGATCTGA
- the fam98b gene encoding protein FAM98B codes for MECDILDSLEQLGYDGPLLEEKALLRAAEGGLQSLEYVDLCKWLSARLKLLCDLEESITSGPDDMDSLQLEMSGLLRELHCPCEVSGILKGTGQKTKDHLKFVLFLSSELQAAQIVRSRQVSDKQGQSPVNQELTAICETLKLPVPKGQEAAGVFSQLQNKVENLLKTLPGASVGNPVLKKSLGSEQWEKLQSINATLSSEYECRRRMLIKRLDVTVQSFGWSDRAKVKVDSMAGAYQPKRHSLRPQSFVDIAALLAAREDLCNVMKTSSGSSREKTACAVNKILMGRVPDRGGRPSEIEAPPPEMPPWQKRQDGGGGGWGGRGGGGGGRGGGAWGQGGRGGGGGWGGGGRGGGGGGWRGGGWNQGGHGRHGDYGGHSGHGGKRGRY; via the exons ATGGAGTGTGACATTTTGGACTCGTTAGAGCAGCTTGG CTATGACGGCCCTCTGCTTGAGGAGAAGGCGCTGCTCAGAGCCGCGGAAGGAGGCCTGCAGTCGCTTGAATATGTGGATCTCTGCAAGTGGCTGTCAGCCAGGTTAAAGCTCCTGTGTGACCTGGAGGAGAGCATCACCTCAGGCCCAG ACGATATGGACAGCCTCCAGCTGGAGATGAGTGGTCTGCTGAGGGAGCTGCACTGCCCCTGTGAAGTTTCAGGGATTCTCAAGGGCACTgggcagaaaacaaaagaccATCTCAAGTTTGTCT tgtttttaagctcTGAGCTTCAGGCCGCCCAGATTGTGAGAAGCAGGCAAGTCTCTGATAAACAAGGCCAGAGTCCAGTGAACCAGGAGCTCACAGCAATCTGTGAAACTCTGAAACTACCTGTGCCAAAGGGACAGGAGGCCGCAGGAGTTTTCTCTCAACTTCAAAATAAG GTTGAAAACTTGCTTAAAACCCTTCCTGGTGCCTCTGTTGGAAACCCAGTGCTGAAGAAATCACTCGGTAGTGAACAGTGG GAAAAATTACAAAGCATCAACGCAACTCTATCGTCTGAGTACGAATGTCGCCGCAGGATGCTGATCAAACGGCTCGACGTCACTGTTCAGTCATTTGGGTGGTCAGACAGAGCCAAG gTGAAGGTGGACAGCATGGCAGGAGCCTACCAGCCTAAGAGACACTCTCTGAGGCCTCAGTCCTTTGTGGACATAGCGGCGCTGCTGGCTGCCAGAGAAGATCTCTGCAATGTGATGAAGACCAGCAGCGGCTCGAGCAGGGAGAAGACCGCTTGTGCTGTCAACAAG ATCTTGATGGGAAGAGTACCAGATCGAGGAGGACGTCCCTCAGAGATCGAAGCCCCGCCTCCTGAGATGCCCCCCTGGCAGAAAAGACAAGATGGCGGAGGTGGTGGCTGGGGAGGACGTGGCGGTGGTGGTGGGGGACGAGGTGGAGGAGCCTGGGGACAAGGAGGACgaggtggtggaggtggatggggaggaggaggaagaggagggggtggAGGTGGTTGGAGAGGAGGTGGGTGGAATCAAGGAGGACACGGCAGACACGGAGATTACGGAGGACACAGTGGGCACGGAGGGAAGCGAGGACGGTACTAG
- the ptpn21 gene encoding tyrosine-protein phosphatase non-receptor type 21 isoform X1 has protein sequence MPLPFGLKLKRTRRYTVSSKSCLVTRIQLLNGEFVEFTLSVESTGQECLEAVAQRLELREITYFSLWYLNKQNQQRWIDLEKPLKKQLDKYGLEPTVYFGVVFYIPSVTQLQQEITRYQYYLQLKKDVLEGRISCSLEQAIRLASLAVQADFGDFNRYDSQEFLQKFELFPIDWIQDERVLEEAIQKVALLYQSFKGLPVPEAEMLYMQEVEKMEGYGQETFQAKDNTGADVTLGSCLDGIFVKHKSERPLVLYRWHDINNMSHNRSFFALELANREESVQYQTEDMETSKYVCRMCLARLKFYKINMSSLEECDPLPSEGSQKSLLFLSFPRFPMLSRPSLPSNKGQPQPTVVNPVRRRSSTRVSLPKPQTYMMPPPQMHYNGHFTEPYTSSQDNLYMNSQNGFYYHSQTSLDCSPLEYSSGGRLRNGSVYSAHSTSSLTNPQHYLQPSPMSSNPSITSDITRPDYVPSHRHSALIPPSYRATPDYETVMRQKNRGAGGGMVLSQEHRQSHSMRNLNIGNSYAYSRPDPLVYSQPEIRGEHGGAAQHHHYLLHLGSSFHSPSPYPYPTERRSVVGAVSVPELTNVQLQQAQEYPAPNIMKTHVYRSPPPYPYAHPRPANSTPDLSRHLYVSSSNPDLIITRRVHHSVQTFQEDSLPVAHSLQEVSEPLYSGPPQRQQYHAQKRNSIEIAGLAQSFEGIRVKERTASSSAAEMATPPPVLHGGRSQGSQLNVFLEQKNPEDIEDIKEDVQYGHKKSLSDATMLVHSSGEEEDFEDDSGRHTPLSQEALVPEQPPQQHHSLTSLSSLTPQQQQTPTEPPPAYPIGSSLDPSITGNLTYKVHTLIHEREPLYLVSELQQPRIMPSVSEGDLSGQEKPRPKKDFKKRPVSDVPPGKKAVEGLPPAGMKKGAKSEVKKMGPLKVAHLNGLSISRQPVHSEIKDEPERASNDERCEVLEQHMEKGEVLKEYESIPKRPRGEYTIAQLPESGDRNRFQDVLPYDDTRVELVPTKENNTGYINASHIRMTVGGQEWNYIASQGPMSHTCQDFWQMVWEQGVSIIAMVTAEEESGREKSFRYWPRLGSRHNTVTYGRFKITTRFRTESGCYATTGLKIKHLLTQQERTVWHLQYTDWPDHGCPEDFKGFLTYLEEIQSVRRHTNSISDPKNSNQPVLVHCSAGVGRTGVVILSEIMIACLEHNEPLDVPKHLLALRNQRMLMVQTLSQYTFVYRVLIQYLRNSRLI, from the exons ATGCCCTTGCCGTTTGGCTTAAAACTCAAAAGGACTCGAAGGTATACTGTTTCAAGCAAGAGCTGTCTTGTCACACGGATTCAGCTtctcaatggagagtttgttgaGTTTACACTCTCAGTGGAGAGCACTGGACAGGAATGTTTGGAGGCAGTAGCCCAGAGACTCGAGTTAAGAGAG ATAACATACTTTAGCCTGTGGTACTTAAACAAGCAGAACCAGCAGAGATGGATTGACTTGGAGAAGCCACTGAAGAAGCAGCTGGACAAGTATGGGCTGGAGCCCACCGTTTACTTTGGAGTCGTGTTTTACATACCCAGTGTCACCCAACTGCAACAGGAGATCACAAG ATATCAGTATTACCTGCAACTGAAGAAAGATGTTTTAGAGGGCAGGATATCGTGCTCACTCGAACAAGCTATACGTTTGGCCAGCCTGGCAGTGCAAG CTGACTTTGGAGACTTTAATCGATATGATTCCCAGGAATTCCTTCAGAAGTTTGAACTGTTCCCCATT GACTGGATTCAGGATGAGCGAGTGCTGGAAGAGGCCATTCAGAAAGTGGCTCTTCTTTATCAGTCCTTCAA GGGTTTGCCAGTTCCAGAGGCAGAGATGTTGTACATGCAGGAGGTTGAGAAAATGGAGGGCTATGGCCAAGAAACCTTTCAAGCCAAG GACAATACAGGTGCAGATGTTACCCTGGGTTCCTGCCTTGACGGCATCTTTGTCAAGCACAAAAGCGAGCGTCCGCTTGTTTTATACAG GTGGCATGATATTAACAACATGAGTCACAACAGGTCTTTCTTTGCCCTGGAGCTAGCCAACAGAGAAGAGAGTGTTCAGTATCAGACC GAAGACATGGAAACCTCCAAATATGTGTGCCGGATGTGTCTGGCCAGGCTCAAGTTTTATAAGATTAACATGAGTAGCCT AGAGGAGTGTGACCCCCTGCCTTCTGAGGGCTCCCAGAAGTCCCTTCTCTTTCTATCCTTTCCTCGTTTTCCAATGCTCTCTCGTCCCTCTCTGCCTTCTAATAAGGG CCAACCCCAGCCCACAGTTGTCAACCCAGTCAGACGGAGATCCTCTACTAGGGTATCTCTG CCAAAGCCGCAGACCTACATGATGCCCCCTCCACAAATGCACTACAATGGCCATTTCACAGAGCCTTACACATCATCACAAG ACAACCTGTACATGAACAGTCAGAACGGTTTCTACTACCACTCTCAGACCAGCCTGGACTGCTCTCCTCTAGAATACAGTAGTGGAGGACGTTTACGTAATGGCAGTGTGTACAGTGCCCACAGTACCAGCTCCCTAACCAATCCCCAGCACTACCTTCAGCCTTCACCCATGTCCTCCAACCCCTCTATTACAAGCGACATAACCAGACCAGACTACGTCCCCTCTCACCGGCACAGCGCTCTCATCCCACCTTCTTACCGTGCCACTCCTGATTATGAGACAGTGATGCGTCAGAAGAACCGAGGTGCAGGGGGAGGAATGGTTTTGTCTCAAGAGCACAGGCAAAGCCACTCTATGAGGAACCTAAATATTGGAAACTCCTATGCCTACAGTAGACCAGATCCTCTAGTTTACAGCCAGCCAGAAATCAGGGGGGAGCATGGCGGGGCAGCTCAGCACCACCACTATCTCTTGCATTTGGGCTCCAGCTTCCACAGCCCTTCTCCATACCCCTACCCTACAGAGAGGCGATCTGTGGTGGGGGCAGTAAGTGTCCCAGAGCTCACAAATGTCCAGTTACAACAGGCACAAGAGTATCCAGCCCCCAACATCATGAAGACACACGTGTACCGATCACCTCCACCTTACCCATACGCTCATCCTAGACCAGCTAACAGCACACCTGATCTGTCACGTCACCTGTACGTCAGCAGCAGCAATCCAGACCTGATTATAACAAGGCGTGTGCACCACTCAGTCCAGACCTTTCAGGAGGACAGCCTGCCCGTTGCACACTCTTTGCAAGAGGTCTCAGAGCCTCTTTACAGCGGACCTCCACAAAGGCAGCAGTACCATGCTCAGAAACGTAACTCCATTGAAATTGCTGGGTTGGCGCAAAGTTTTGAGGGGATAAGGGTCAAAGAGCGCACGGCGTCTTCTTCAGCAGCTGAAATGGCCACACCTCCTCCAGTGCTGCATGGCGGGCGCTCTCAGGGATCCCAGCTCAATGTGTTTTTGGAACAAAAAAATCCAGAAGACATTGAAGACATTAAGGAAGATGTGCAGTACGGACATAAAAAGTCCCTTTCAGACGCCACCATGCTAGTTCACAGTAGCGGAGAAGAAGAGGACTTTGAGGATGACAGTGGACGTCACACACCACTTTCTCAGGAGGCATTAGTTCCCGAGCAGCCGCCACAGCAGCATCACAGTCTGACATCTCTCTCTTCCCTgacacctcagcagcagcagactccGACAGAGCCTCCTCCTGCATATCCCATAGGCTCCTCTCTTGACCCCTCTATAACCGGCAACTTAACCTATAAGGTTCATACCCTGATCCATGAACGTGAGCCACTGTACCTAGTATCAGAGTTACAGCAGCCCAGGATTATGCCTTCGGTTTCAGAGGGAGACTTGAGTGGTCAGGAGAAGCCGAGGCCCAAGAAAGACTTCAAGAAGAGGCCTGTGTCTGATGTTCCTCCTGGGAAGAAAGCAGTAGAAGGTTTACCTCCTGCG GGCATGAAAAAAGGAGCCAAGTCAGAGGTGAAGAAGATGGGCCCTCTGAAAGTTGCCCACCTCAATGGCCTGTCCATATCCAGGCAGCCAGTCCACAGCGAGATTAAGGATGAGCCTGAACGAGCCTCGAATGATGAAAGG TGCGAAGTGTTGGAGCAGCACATGGAGAAGGGTGAAGTGTTGAAGGAGTACGAGAGCATCCCAAAACGTCCGAGAGGGGAGTACACGATCGCCCAGCTGCCAGAAAGCGGAGACAGAAACCGCTTCCAAGACGTCCTGCCTTATGACGATACCCGAGTGGAGCTGGTTCCCACTAAAGAGAACAACACGGGCTACATCAATGCATCACACATTAGA ATGACAGTAGGTGGGCAGGAGTGGAATTACATTGCCTCGCAGGGTCCCATGTCGCACACGTGTCAGGATTTCTGGCAGATGGTGTGGGAACAGGGTGTCTCCATCATTGCCATGGTCACTGCCGAAGAG GAGAGCGGTCGAGAAAAGAGCTTTAGATACTGGCCCCGACTTGGCTCCCGGCACAACACAGTGACGTACGGGCGCTTCAAGATCACCACGCGGTTCCGCACAGAGTCCGGCTGCTACGCCACCACTGGGCTAAAGATCAAACACCTCCTGACGCAACAAGAGAGGACTGTCTGGCACCTGCAGTATACAGACTGGCCTGACCACGGCTGTCCCGAGGACTTCAAAGGCTTCCTCA CCTACTTGGAGGAGATCCAGTCTGTGAGAAGACACACAAATAGCATCAGTGACCCAAAGAACTCCAACCAGCCTGTGCTGGTGCACTGCAGCGCAGGAGTGGGTCGGACTGGAGTTGTCATCTTGTCTGAGATCATGATAGCGTGTCTAGAGCACAATGAG cCATTGGATGTTCCCAAGCACCTGTTGGCGCTACGCAATCAGAGGATGCTGATGGTTCAGACCTTGTCCCAGTACACCTTCGTGTACAGGGTCCTCATCCAGTACCTCCGCAACTCCCGGCTGATCTGA
- the spata7 gene encoding spermatogenesis-associated protein 7 homolog encodes MDSRIGSVSSGLGYSPGVRGKALKSSSFCPLSSSKLTQSIIKDHMVSHYKKVYSAKAAIDTSVPKSLLCSVKYNDQIKRDRLRKNGRPQSAPAQRNSRTSYSSSQSRLSVQYDDSTYLCSRSSLVSSPRFNTTFKVNEMVYPSLNVSSHHTRPASELKHRSPEATFRRKSSACSLAASGDQSSYKTFQDPVRKTYSGDLLLKHSQHFTQDKPFTPKTLKSDKSSYLSKYRYYRAPQRKPTQDCSNSTSFQQEMCDGSVKNKDCMLDVDEPSQGFITEHESFEDELNGTYSSSRQKSRAAKGRECGFFDSLSRVSPENRKSPNMMRVSTEEEELMYLEFISAVTEDILSRRHISDRVLDRVLNRHIDMNRHQLDEGKMRHLLEVLCKDFEEPTNISSSTAELEKKNYLLDSLLPCPESAGKHVKTKEDNDLFPYVSPIKHCDFPAYTDPLLASTPLHSPTRTPSQTEITEKDKKGDSEGKFIDFSLVSEHVPDNTTASEEDFHIVGTTVTTSVHSETQENSAIASEQEQADGQSNELEDLGKSLSELLHVSSNTHCESAASEQRSNAGDSGSEDEF; translated from the exons ATGGACTCAAGAATAG gaaGTGTGTCATCTGGACTGGGGTACAGCCCTGGTGTGAGAGGAAAGGCTTTGAAAAGTAGTT cttTCTGTCCACTCTCCTCTAGCAAGTTGACACAATCCATCATTAAAGACCACATGGTGTCTCATTACAAAAAGGTTTACTCAGCTAAAG CTGCCATTGATACCTCAGTACCCAAAAGCTTGCTGTGTAGTGTGAAGT ACAATGACCAGATCAAGCGGGATAGGTTGAGGAAAAATGGCCGTCCTCAGTCAGCACCTGCACAGAGGAATAGCAGAACTTCATACTCTTCATCACAG AGCAGATTATCTGTGCAGTATGATGACAGCACCTACCTTTGCTCGAGGAGCTCCTTGGTCTCCAGCCCTAGGTTCAACACCACCTTTAAAGTCAATGAGATGGTTTATCCATCGCTCAATGTCAGCTCTCATCACACTCGCCCAGCATCAGAATTGAAGCATCGGAGCCCGGAGGCAACTTTTCGAAGAAAGTCGTCAGCTTGTTCATTGGCAGCTTCTGGAGATCAGAGTTCCTACAAAACCTTCCAGGACCCTGTCCGGAAGACATACAGCGGAGACTTGCTACTGAAACATTcacagcactttacacaagACAAACCTTTCACTCCTAAGACCTTAAAATCAGATAAGAGCTCATACTTGTCAAAATATCGCTACTACAGAgcaccacagagaaaacctaCTCAGGACTGCAGCAACTCAACATCATTTCAACAGGAGATGTGTGATGGAAG CGTAAAGAACAAGGACTGCATGCTGGATGTTGATGAGCCATCTCAG gGATTTATTACAGAGCATGAGTCGTTTGAGGATGAGCTTAATGGCACATATTCATCATCAAGACAAAAGAGTCGAGCAGCCAAGGGCAGAGAGTGCGGTTTTTTCGACTCCTTGTCCAG GGTCTCACCAGAAAATAGGAAATCTCCCAATATGATGAGAGTATCCACAGA AGAAGAAGAATTAATGTACCTTGAAttcatttctgctgtgacagaaGATATCTTGTCCAGGAGACACATTTCTGACAG GGTCCTAGACCGTGTGTTAAATCGGCACATCGACATGAATCGTCATCAACTAGATGAG GGTAAAATGCGCCACCTGCTGGAAGTGTTGTGTAAAGACTTTGAAGAACCAACCAACATATCCAGCTCCACTGCAGAGCTTGAAAAAAAGAATTATCTGCTTGATAGCCTCCTACCGTGTCCGGAATCAGCGGGAAAACATGTAAAGACCAAAGAAGACAATGACTTGTTTCCTTATGTGTCCCCAATTAAACACTGTGATTTCCCAGCTTATACTGATCCCTTATTGGCTTCTACGCCCTTACACTCTCCTACAAGAACTCCTTCTCAAactgaaataactgaaaaagaTAAGAAGGGTGACAGTGAGGGAAAGTTTATTGACTTTTCTTTGGTCAGTGAGCATGTCCCTGATAATACAACAGCCAGTGAAGAGGATTTCCATATAGTAGGCACAACTGTTACAACCAGCGTCCACAGTGAAACCCAGGAGAATTCTGCTATAGCCAGTGAACAAGAGCAAGCTGATGGACAGTCTAATGAGCTTGAGGATCTAGGGAAAAGTTTGTCAGAGTTGTTGCATGTGTCCAGCAACACACACTGTGAAAGTGCTGCCAGTGAGCAGCGTTCAAATGCAGGGGATTCTGGCAGCGAAGATgaattttaa